TCCCATACGTTCTCCACGATTGGTGATAGCCCCTGCTAGTAGTCCAATTAAAAGACCGACAAACATGCTTCCAATCATAGCTTCTCCTTAATTTGCCCAGTCTCCATTACGAAAGAGCGGTACGCGCGTTCCATCCTCACGGATACCGTCTATATCCATTTGATTCGAACCAATCATAAAGTCCACGTGAACATCTGAACGGTTCAGTCCTGCAGCTTCAAGTTCTTCTTCGCTCATCTCTGCTCCACCAACAACGCTGGTCGCATAGGCTGCTCCGATAGCCAAGTGGTTTGAAGCATTTTCATCGAAAAGGGTATTAAAGAAGGTAATCCCTGACTGAGAAATTGGGCTTGGATCTGGTACCAAGGCACATTCGCCCAAGGCACGCGCACCAGCATTTTCAAAGACAAGATCTTTCATGACTTGATCGCCTTTTTCAGCTGTAACATCAACAATCTGACCATCCTTGAAGGTTACTTTAATCCCTTCAATGATATTTCCGTTATAGCTAAGTGGTTTTGTAGAAGTGACATAACCATCCGCGCGACGGAAGTCAGGCGCTGTGAAAACTTCCTCTGTCGGCATATTTGGCAAGAAACCTTCGCCTTGAGCATTGACAGCACCAGCTGATTCCCAAACGTGGTTCTTTGGCAAACCAAGTGTCAAATCTGTCCCTGGCGCTGTGTAGTGAAGGGCTGAGAATTGCTCTTTGTTCAGCATTTGAGCCTTGCTCTTCAAGATAGCTGCATGTTCTTCCCAAGCCTTAACGGGATCTTCTTCGTAGACACGGCAAGTTTTGAAGATTTGATCCCAAAGGAAATCGACTGCTTCTTCATCGCTCGCAGCATTTGGAAAGACTTTCTTAGCCCACTCAAGTCCAGCAGCGGCTGCTACAGTCCAGCTAACCTTGTTGGATTGCGTTGCGATACGCATTGGCTTCATGGCAAGTCCCATAGCTTTAGCAGAAGCTGAAAGCTTGTCAGCGTCCACACCGTTCAAGGCACCTGGATCAGAAGAACGAACCCCAAGACGGCTAGCCTTGTTCTCCAAGAGATAGTTCATCTCAGCAATCTTGTATTCTGGCACATTGTCCAGGCGCTCTATCGGAGCGTGGAGGAATTTCTCACGGTTGATGACATCATCTGTCCACTGAACGATGACCTCATGCGCACCCAAGGCATAGGCTTCTTTAACGATCAAATGCGCCAATTCACGTTGCTCCACATCGATAGAGAGAGCCAAGGTGTGACCAGGTTGCACGTTGATTCCATTCGCAACCAACAATTTCGCATATTTTTCTAGATTTTCTTTAAAATTTGGTAAAACCATTTTGTTTTTCCTTTTCTATTTTTCTTTTAAAGCAGAAAACAATCCTGCTAAAGCAATGGCACCCGACAGAAGCACTGTCGATAGGATAATTGTTTCATCTGCCAGCTCTAGCTGATAGTTAAAAACCTTTTCAGCTGGTTTGTCTTCCGCAAAGATTCTAAGTTTCATAAAGATGTTCTCCGTTCTAATCCTTAAAACAAATCATCAAACAAACTCAACTGGTTATCCTCTGGCATATTGCCAAGAATCCCCATTTCATCCATCTTTTCAACCAAGGT
This genomic interval from Streptococcus oralis subsp. tigurinus contains the following:
- a CDS encoding aminopeptidase; its protein translation is MVLPNFKENLEKYAKLLVANGINVQPGHTLALSIDVEQRELAHLIVKEAYALGAHEVIVQWTDDVINREKFLHAPIERLDNVPEYKIAEMNYLLENKASRLGVRSSDPGALNGVDADKLSASAKAMGLAMKPMRIATQSNKVSWTVAAAAGLEWAKKVFPNAASDEEAVDFLWDQIFKTCRVYEEDPVKAWEEHAAILKSKAQMLNKEQFSALHYTAPGTDLTLGLPKNHVWESAGAVNAQGEGFLPNMPTEEVFTAPDFRRADGYVTSTKPLSYNGNIIEGIKVTFKDGQIVDVTAEKGDQVMKDLVFENAGARALGECALVPDPSPISQSGITFFNTLFDENASNHLAIGAAYATSVVGGAEMSEEELEAAGLNRSDVHVDFMIGSNQMDIDGIREDGTRVPLFRNGDWAN